A window of the Brassica oleracea var. oleracea cultivar TO1000 chromosome C1, BOL, whole genome shotgun sequence genome harbors these coding sequences:
- the LOC106316709 gene encoding uncharacterized protein LOC106316709: MAGVEFLVFDDASGDLRPWISALEDQFATDDYSNLNKLALAVYLIGGKAEAFVHHRQESKYFYTWDDFKSSLLLRFGERDDPERIRLLAERDKSVLNGRNSETIKNTDAIQEVKEHIVNLEPNELHQEESALNATKTNVDQEMEVVCSIQDKILLEEINSVLETDGVHPREAIPKSQVLVSSTKSDYGEILFKSCSMNRITANQIDLVKNIECFDVAWLFSSRNLMDSVRVRDEFSKSLSDTESIGNAHQMYDRNSLRATSSEKHMKQLKCWKFKFKRKNLTGTRPKIEQHKLVISVTNLGQNEKRFSDLADRLQKANTVSDRCSGVQNIHGAVLWFNYKQKYSMRNLSLMMKCSKKKERFDVIQRLK; encoded by the coding sequence ATGGCAGGCGTGGAGTTTCTGGTCTTCGATGATGCTTCCGGTGACTTGCGTCCATGGATTTCAGCGTTGGAAGATCAGTTTGCGACTGATGATTACTCGAATTTGAACAAATTAGCTTTAGCGGTGTATCTTATCGGAGGTAAAGCTGAAGCGTTTGTTCATCATCGACAAGAGTCTAAGTATTTCTATACTTGGGACGATTTTAAGAGTAGTTTGCTACTGAGATTTGGTGAACGTGATGATCCAGAACGGATCAGATTGCTGGCAGAGAGGGACAAGTCGGTTCTGAATGGCCGAAATAGTGAGACTATCAAGAACACCGATGCGATTCAAGAAGTGAAGGAGCACATCGTGAATCTTGAACCAAACGAGCTGCATCAAGAAGAATCTGCGCTAAATGCAACTAAGACTAATGTGGATCAGGAGATGGAAGTGGTTTGTTCGATTCAAGATAAGATTTTGCTTGAAGAGATTAATTCAGTTCTGGAAACTGATGGTGTTCATCCAAGGGAAGCGATTCCAAAGTCTCAGGTACTGGTTTCTTCAACAAAGTCTGATTATGGTGAAATTTTGTTCAAAAGCTGCAGTATGAATAGGATAACTGCGAACCAGATTGATTTGGTGAAGAACATTGAGTGTTTTGATGTGGCTTGGCTCTTTAGTTCAAGGAATCTAATGGATTCAGTGAGGGTAAGGGATGAGTTCTCTAAGAGTCTGTCAGATACGGAGAGCATAGGTAATGCACACCAAATGTATGATCGAAACTCTCTAAGAGCTACAAGTAGTGAGAAACACATGAAGCAACTTAAGTGCTGGAAGTTCAAGTTCAAACGAAAGAATTTAACAGGAACAAGGCCAAAAATTGAACAACACAAGCTCGTGATTTCAGTAACAAATCTGGGACAGAACGAGAAGAGGTTCAGTGATCTTGCTGACAGGTTGCAGAAGGCGAATACTGTGAGTGATAGATGCTCCGGGGTGCAAAATATTCATGGGGCTGTTCTATGGTTCAACTATAAACAAAAGTATTCCATGAGAAACCTGTCTCTCATGATGAAGTGCAGTAAGAAGAAAGAGAGGTTTGATGTGATTCAAAGGCTTAAATAG
- the LOC106316733 gene encoding putative F-box protein At4g38870 → MAVRYEDMDIEDVSEMKDLLDELVVVKLTGCVGSTGSSYPPALVDWFQSLINSGKLYAFVSQGKECVFVADSDNLGAMVDLKILKHVIHNKNEFSIEITPKTSSDVEGETLNVQLSEIAQIPEKFETFNTNNLWVNLMKADKKLVEADAFKMGFISNTKVVDGVKVVQLVETTSNLLLYLLIESPKELQREVFLRMPLKLLGKLVCVSKKWELVISEDKFRQEYFSHSKKRPRLLLMFRPSERRTDLCVQSVYQHEEPLLSSGEQLTRVEGLRYSLSSSLGGLMCCKGPRELSLFNPATKKVRTLPENPMMTLRQQALFGYDEAKEQFKVLCLESGYGQTVQNVFVLTVGDAAWRQIPWNVDFRVVGEEMCYRGVLYFAALVVRPDSEQVITLSLISFSLESEEIVISELPTEEGEESNLGVFDSGTLVLCYKSGFISVTTGSVDRGRLDMWQLNLI, encoded by the exons ATGGCTGTTCGCTACGAAGATATGGATATCGAAG ATGTTTCCGAGATGAAGGATCTCTTGGACGAACTCGTTGTGGTAAAGCTTACTGGGTGCGTGGGAAGCACTGGCTCATC GTATCCTCCTGCTCTTGTTGATTGGTTCCAATCCCTCATCAACAGTGGAAAGCTCTATGCCTTTGTATCACAG GGTAAAGAATGTGTGTTTGTTGCCGATTCAGACAACCTGGGTGCCATGGTTGACTTAA AAATCCTGAAGCACGTGATCCATAACAAGAACGAATTCTCTATTGAGATCACACCAAAAACCTCCTCTGATGTAGAGGGAGAAACACTCAATGTGCAG CTTTCAGAGATTGCTCAGATTCCTGAGAAGTTCGAGACATTCAACACAAACAACCT ATGGGTTAACTTGATGAAGGCTGACAAAAAGCTCGTGGAAGCTGATGCATTTAAAATGGGGTTCATTTCAAACACAAAG GTAGTCGATGGAGTCAAAGTTGTTCAACTTGTGGAAACAACTTCTAACTTGTTGCTTTACCTG CTAATTGAATCACCCAAGGAGCTACAAAGGGAGGTTTTTCTGAGGATGCCTCTCAAGCTTCTAGGAAAGCTCGTGTGCGTTTCTAAGAAGTGGGAACTGGTAATCTCCGAGGACAAGTTCAGACAGGAATACTTCAGCCACTCAAAGAAGAGACCTCGCTTGTTGCTCATGTTCAGACCAAGCGAAAGAAGAACGGATCTCTGCGTCCAGTCTGTGTATCAGCATGAAGAACCTCTGCTATCTTCTGGGGAACAACTCACACGTGTAGAAGGTTTGAGATATTCTTTAAGCTCATCTTTGGGAGGCTTGATGTGTTGTAAAGGTCCAAGAGAGCTGTCGCTATTCAATCCGGCTACAAAGAAGGTGCGAACTTTACCTGAGAATCCGATGATGACCCTGAGGCAACAAGCACTGTTTGGGTATGATGAAGCTAAAGAGCAGTTCAAGGTCCTCTGTTTGGAGTCAGGATATGGTCAGACGGTTCAAAACGTGTTTGTGCTGACGGTAGGAGATGCGGCGTGGAGGCAAATTCCCTGGAATGTTGATTTTCGCGTGGTCGGTGAAGAAATGTGTTACCGTGGAGTGCTCTACTTTGCAGCTCTTGTAGTGCGTCCCGATAGTGAGCAAGTGATTACTCTTTCGTTGATTAGCTTCAGCCTTGAATCTGAGGAGATTGTAATTTCTGAGTTACCCACGGAAGAAGGAGAAGAAAGCAATTTGGGGGTTTTTGACAGTGGAACGTTGGTGTTATGCTACAAAAGTGGGTTTATTTCGGTAACGACTGGTTCGGTTGACAGAGGAAGACTGGACATGTGGCAACTTAACCTGATCTGA
- the LOC106316721 gene encoding tryptophan--tRNA ligase, cytoplasmic-like, giving the protein RIDVPKTPIGSSIAKDPDLERSFPEQVVNPWAVSGGKIDYDKLIDKFGCQRIEESLINRVQRLTSRQPHVFLRRGVFFAHRDFNLILDSYERGEKFYLYTGRGPSSESLHLGHLIPFLFTKYLQEAFNVPLVIQITDDEKCIFKNLNPEDSKRFGRENVKDIIACGFDVTKTFIFSNFDYVSRCSKFYENIVVTGKCVTRNKIDGTFGFTGEDPVAKYSFPAVQAVPSFSSSFPHLFEEDIPCLIPCAIDQDPYFRMTRDVAPRLGYRKPALIESSFFPALRGKNGKMSASDANSAIYMNDSAKDIKKKINGAVSGGRDNMDDHKKYGANLEEDIPFKYLSFFLEDDAELEHIRKEYGEGRMLTGAVKMRLTRVLTEIVENHRRARAAVTEQMVDAFMAARPLPSMFE; this is encoded by the exons CGAATAGACGTTCCTAAAACACCTATCGGTAGTTCAATTGCAAAAGACCCCGATCTAGAACGATCTTTTCCAG AGCAAGTTGTGAATCCATGGGCTGTCTCCGGCGGTAAAATCGATTACGATAAGTTAATCGACAAGTTTGGCTGCCAGAGGATTGAAGAGTCGCTCATTAATCGTGTTCAAAGACTTACTTCTCGTCAGCCGCACGTATTCCTCCGCCGGGGTGTCTTCTTCGCCCACAG AGATTTCAATTTGATTTTGGACTCTTACGAGAGGGGAGAGAAGTTCTATCTCTACACTGGAAGAGGACCTTCGTCAGAATCTTTGCATTTGGGTCATTTGATTCCTTTCTTGTTTACCAA ATACTTGCAGGAAGCTTTCAATGTTCCACTCGTTATACAGATTACGGATGATGAAAAATGCATATTTAAGAACTTAAACCCAGAGGATAGTAAAAGATTTGGCAGAGAGAACGTGAAAGATATCATTGCTTGCGGTTTCGATGTCACAAAGACTTTTATTTTCTCCAACTTTGACTATGTTAGCAG GTGTAGTAAATTCTATGAAAATATCGTGGTGACTGGAAAATGCGTGACACGTAACAAG ATTGATGGGACTTTCGGCTTTACCGGAGAAGATCCAGTTGCGAAATACAGCTTCCCTGCGGTGCAG GCAGTTCCGTCTTTTTCAAGCTCATTCCCACACTTGTTCGAGGAAGACATCCCTTGCTTGATTCCCTGTGCAATTGACCAG GATCCGTATTTTCGGATGACTCGTGATGTTGCACCTCGGTTAGGCTATAGAAAGCCTGCTCTAATTGAGTCATCATTTTTTCCTGCGCTGCGG GGAAAGAATGGGAAAATGTCAGCAAGTGATGCAAATTCCGCTATTTATATGAATGATAGCGCTAAGGACATTAAAAAAAAG ATAAACGGTGCTGTTAGTGGTGGGCGAGATAACATGGACGATCACAAAAAATATGGAGCAAACCTGGAG GAAGACATACCGTTCAAGTATTTGAGTTTCTTCCTGGAAGATGATGCCGAACTTGAACACATAAGGAAG GAGTATGGAGAAGGACGAATGCTAACCGGAGCAGTAAAGATGCGACTCACTCGAGTTTTGACAGAAATTGTGGAGAATCACCGCAGGGCTCGAGCTGCTGTTACTGAACAG ATGGTTGATGCGTTCATGGCTGCGAGACCTCTCCCAAGCATGTTTGAGTAA